The window AAACTACTTAAAAGCTGAAAGTGCGTATAAAAGTAACCGTGCACATTATAATGGACTGCGTAAAAAATTACAAATGCTAAATATCAATCCGAGTAGCGTGGAGCAAGGACGTATTTCTTCCACTATAAATTTATACGCCCCAATTTCTGGTCATGTTACAAAGGTTAATATTAGTAACGGAACCTATGTTTCGCCTAGCGATGTTATCATGGAAATTGTAGATATTGACCATATTCACTTAGAGTTATCAGTCTTCGAAAAAGACATTATGCAAATTAAAAAAGATCAAAAAATCCTGTTTAAAATTCCTGAAGCTTCGGACAAAACCTTTGAAGCAGAAGTGCATTTGGTAGGAACCACTATTGACGAGCAAACTAGACGTGTAAAAGTACATGGACACGTAGACAATGACAAAGAAAACTTTATTGTTGGAATGTTTGTTGATGCTGATATTATTATTAATAGCATCAAAAGTATTGGACTGCCTAAAGAAGCTATTATTGAGGTTGGAAATGACTTTTATGTTTTAGTTTTAGAAGAAGCACATGGAGACGAGTTTCATTTAGAAAAAGTTAAATTAGAGCTTGGAAAGCAAACAGAAAACACTGTTGAAATTTTAAACGCTAGCCTTTTAAAAGATAAACAAATTCTAGTAAAAGGAAATAGTATGCTATTAAACGAGAGTGCCGGTGGGCATAATCATTAATTAAGACTTAAACAACTACTATGTAAAACCATAATAACAACGGACAAACAGCAGACAGCACTTTAAAAAGTACTTAGAGCTACTAGGTCTAAAACGCACGATTATGCCAACAGAAGCGCATTAAAATGTTGGTGATACTATTGCAAAATAAATAGGTATAACAGAGGCAAAAGGACATTTATTACCAGAAGACAAAGTCAAAGCTATTTAAAATTAATTAGCAGCGGACGCAAAATTGCAATGATTGGAGATAACGTCCATAAGGTTCCAGCAATGGCTTTACTTCCTCATGGAGCAGCAGCTATAGAAACTGTAGACGTTGCGTAAATGTCTGATAAAATAGAAAAACTCCTTTTCTATTGGATTAAGCAGAGCGTCTAAACGTATTATAAAGGACAATATTTTTATTAGCTTAAGTGTTGTTACTATTACAATTCTTGGATTAACTAATATTAGAATAGCCGTCTTGTCTCATGAAGCCTCAATCACAGTGTTTATTTTGAACGCTTTGTACTTATAAAGAACGTTTAATCTAACGTTCATTTTTTACCGATAACACAACTAATACTAAGAAAAAAAAAAGACCCAAACTTGAAAGTTTGGGTCTTTTTGGTATTTGTTAATTCCTTTTCTTCAAAAGCAATGCGTCGTTACATTTTCATTAACCACTCTTTAACATCAACTTCTTTTTTGATGATCTCTTTAAGCTCTGAAATAGCAACACGTCTTTGATCCATTGTATCTCTATGACGAATAGTAACTGTTTTATCTTCTAACGTTTGGTGATCTACTGTAATACAAAATGGTGTACCATTAGCATCCTGACGTCTATAACGCTTACCAACTGCATCTTTTTCGTCATAAAACACATTAAAGTCCCATTTCAAGTCTTCAACAATTTCTTTTGCCACCTCTGGTAAACCATCCTTTTTCACTAAAGGAAAAACAGCTGCTTTTACAGGAGCTAAAACTGCGGGTAATTTTAAAACGGTTCTTGTTGTATTGTTATCTAATTCTTCTTCAACTAAAGCATTAGAAAATACTGCTAAAAACATACGATCTAAACCAATAGAAGTTTCTAAAACATACGGTGTGTAACTTTTATTTTCTTCGTGATCAAAATACTGAAGCTTTTTACCAGAAAACTCTTCATGTTGTTTTAAATCAAAATCTGTACGTGAGTGTATTCCTTCTAATTCTTTAAATCCGAAAGGAAATTTAAATTCTATATCTGTTGCTGCATCTGCATAATGCGCTAATTTTTCATGGTCATGAAAACGGTAATTATCTTGTCCCATTCCTAAAGAAAGATGCCATTTCATTCTTGTTTCTTTCCAGTGCTCGAACCATTTTTGCTGTGTTCCTGGCTTGATAAAAAATTGCATTTCCATTTGTTCAAACTCACGCATTCTAAAAATAAATTGTCTTGCAACAATTTCATTTCTAAAGGCTTTACCTGTTTGTGCAATTCCGAAAGGAATTTTCATTCTTCCCGTTTTTTGAACATTCAAGAAGTTTACAAATATACCTTGTGCTGTTTCTGGACGTAAATACAAGTCCATTGCAGTCTCTGCTGTCGCACCAAGCTTGGTACCAAACATTAGATTAAATTGCTTAACATCCGTCCAGTTTCTGCTTCCGCTTAAAGGACAAGCTATTTCTAACTCTTCGATTAATGCTTTAACATCCGCTAAATCTTCCGCTTCTAAAGATTTGCCTAAACGTTTTAAGATGGTATCAATTTTTTCTTGATATCCTAAAACCCTTCCGTTAGTTGCTAGAAATTCTTCTTTATTAAAAGACTCACCAAAACGTTTTGCAGCTTTAGCAACCTCTTTATCTATTTTAGATTCTATTTTAAGGCAGTAATCTTCCACCAAAACATCAGCTCTGTAACGCTTTTTAGAATCTTTATTATCAATTAAAGGATCACTAAATGCATCGACGTGTCCTGAGGCTTTCCAAGTGGTTGGATGCATAAATATTGCAGCATCAATACCTACAATATTATCATGCATTTGCACCATTGCTTTCCACCAGTAGTCGCGTATGTTTTTCTTTAATTCTGCTCCGTTTTGAGCGTAGTCGTAAACTGCGCTAAGTCCATCGTAGATTTCGCTACTTTGGAATACGTAACCATACTCCTTTGCGTGAGAGATTACTTTTTTAAATTGATCGTCGTTGTTTGCCATAATAGTACAAAGATAAACGATAAATAAAAGTGTACAACCAAAAAACGATTAGTCTTTTTGACAAGTATAAACAAAAGCAGGTGGAGCGTTTAAAGGCTCGAATCCTAAAGCAACATTACCATTAAACTTTTCTTTTAAAGCAGCATAGTAGGTTAAACTATATTGAAACTGAGAAAAATAACCTTTGGAGTTTAAACATTTAAAGGCGCTATCCAGTATAACTTCTGTAATTGGTTTAGGAATATTAGTTAAAGGTAAGCTAGAAACAATATAATCCGTAGATTCAAAACCATGTTGCTTTATGACGTCCAGAACCTTATCTGCAGATTGATTTGAAACAATTAATCTAGAATCCTCTATTTTTAATAATGCTTTGTAAAAAACATCATTTATTTCGAAAGTAATAAGTGTTGCATCTGGCTGTAATCTTTTCAAGATTTCCTTTGTAATTACACCATTTCCAGGTCCAAACTCAACGATTAATTTAGCAGTACTAAATTCTATCTCTTTTAATAATTTTGAGGCTAAAAATCTAGAACTAGGAAATAATGTCCCAGACGTTTTTAAGGTTTTTAGTGATTCTTTTAAAAAATTAATTTTGTTCAAAAAAAAAGCGTTTTAGAGATAATTTAAACGAATATAAGATATTTATTTATTCACGTATTAGCAAATATAAAACCAATACACATACAATGTTATTATTTACAACAAAAATAACGCTATTGAAGTGTTATTGAGGTCGTTCCGAGCCTAGTGTTGTCACAAAAAATATTTACAAAATAAATACCTTGAGTTAAAGGTTGGTCTACATCTGTAATGATAATTGCGTCAAGGTCCACATCCTCATTTTTATAGTCTAACTTAATTTTTTTACTGTAAATTAAAGATTGTTTACCAAACGAAACCACTCCTTCATCTGCAATAACATTATTATTGGGATTTAATATTTGTATATAAATATCTTTTTCTCCTTCTTCTACAAACTTATTTTTAGAAACAGTAAACTCTACATGAAGTTTGTTTGCTTTATGCGACTTACTTGTACTTACAATTCGTTTTTTTGTTATCCGCTTAACTGCCTCTGCATTTAATGCTTCTATTTTTAGATGACTAGCGTCTTCTATTTTTTTAGACAATGTGTTATTAACAGAAGCTAAACCTTTATTCTTTACTTTTAAAGCGCTACTAATACTTTTAACGCCTACAAGATCTTGTTCAACTTTATTTGCTTTTAAAGCTAACTGTTCATTTTCTTTTTTAAGCTTAGACACCAGACTTAACACCTCTTCCTTTTCTTTTTGTAAAAGCTTGATTTTTGATCGATACAAGTCTAATAAAGCAGTACTTGGTTGTAATGTTTTTACCGAATCTAAAATGCGTTCTATTTTAAATTTAGATTGCTCTAACTTAATATTTAGCGATTCACTATCAACTTGAACCTTATCATAACGCGTTATCATTTCTGACAATTCATTCTCTAAAAGTTTCTTTTCTTGTGCAACGTAAGACGTATAATCTTCCAACTTATCATAGTTAATATAACTATATGAGCCTAAGACTACAAAAGCGACAACCAAGGAACCAATTATTAATCTATAGTTGTAAGTATGCGGGATAACAATCATTATTCAATTAATTTCATGCTAAAACTAT is drawn from Psychroserpens sp. NJDZ02 and contains these coding sequences:
- a CDS encoding glycine--tRNA ligase produces the protein MANNDDQFKKVISHAKEYGYVFQSSEIYDGLSAVYDYAQNGAELKKNIRDYWWKAMVQMHDNIVGIDAAIFMHPTTWKASGHVDAFSDPLIDNKDSKKRYRADVLVEDYCLKIESKIDKEVAKAAKRFGESFNKEEFLATNGRVLGYQEKIDTILKRLGKSLEAEDLADVKALIEELEIACPLSGSRNWTDVKQFNLMFGTKLGATAETAMDLYLRPETAQGIFVNFLNVQKTGRMKIPFGIAQTGKAFRNEIVARQFIFRMREFEQMEMQFFIKPGTQQKWFEHWKETRMKWHLSLGMGQDNYRFHDHEKLAHYADAATDIEFKFPFGFKELEGIHSRTDFDLKQHEEFSGKKLQYFDHEENKSYTPYVLETSIGLDRMFLAVFSNALVEEELDNNTTRTVLKLPAVLAPVKAAVFPLVKKDGLPEVAKEIVEDLKWDFNVFYDEKDAVGKRYRRQDANGTPFCITVDHQTLEDKTVTIRHRDTMDQRRVAISELKEIIKKEVDVKEWLMKM
- a CDS encoding efflux RND transporter periplasmic adaptor subunit, which translates into the protein MNKIYILLFSLVLVACGNSEKTTELVPETETHNDDITITKAQFEGEKMAFGTLNEYDFNETVKVNGMIDVPPHNKSSISTFSGGYITKTPLLIGDSVKKGQLLVTLKNPEFVEIQQNYLEVSEQLNYLKSEYNRQKTLFEEKITSEKNYLKAESAYKSNRAHYNGLRKKLQMLNINPSSVEQGRISSTINLYAPISGHVTKVNISNGTYVSPSDVIMEIVDIDHIHLELSVFEKDIMQIKKDQKILFKIPEASDKTFEAEVHLVGTTIDEQTRRVKVHGHVDNDKENFIVGMFVDADIIINSIKSIGLPKEAIIEVGNDFYVLVLEEAHGDEFHLEKVKLELGKQTENTVEILNASLLKDKQILVKGNSMLLNESAGGHNH
- a CDS encoding class I SAM-dependent methyltransferase, whose product is MNKINFLKESLKTLKTSGTLFPSSRFLASKLLKEIEFSTAKLIVEFGPGNGVITKEILKRLQPDATLITFEINDVFYKALLKIEDSRLIVSNQSADKVLDVIKQHGFESTDYIVSSLPLTNIPKPITEVILDSAFKCLNSKGYFSQFQYSLTYYAALKEKFNGNVALGFEPLNAPPAFVYTCQKD